GAGGAGTCTTAAAATCTATAGATAGATATGTAAGTAGTGTTTTTTCCATACGGGTGCCCCGAGTTTACCTTCGGGGCCCCTTTATAACTTCGATATACGAAGGTATAAGTGTGCAAAGTTCCCAATCCACGAGAAAACATTGCGGGGAAGATCTGGCTTATCACCTAATATAGATTAAACTATTTTTGGTGCATCACAGTTGCGGGTCAGCACAGGACTTTCACCTGTTTCCTCCCTGAAGGTAATGCCACAGTTCCAACCTCAATATTATTTGTCAATCTAATTAATTACTCTTTGTTTTATCTGAAAGAGATTTTAGAAAGGAAACTATCAATTCAATTTCTGAATCATTGATATTACGGTTCAGATTGTATTGGTTCATCCGTTTTACTGCCTCCTTCAATGAAGAAACACTGCCATCATGAAAATAAGGCGGAGTCAATGCGACGTTTCTTAACGGGGGAACTTTAAAGAAAAAATTGTCTGCAGGATTTCCTGTAAACTCAGATCTACCAAAGTCATTTGGATTGTAAGAATATTTTGAATCTAATTTTGAAAATTGTGATCCACCAAGTAGATTATTAGTATGACAGTTGTTACAACCTACTTCTAAAAATAATTTGAGCCCATCCATTTCATCTTTTTTTAGTGCCTGAACATTTGACTCTACAAAATCATCGAATCGAGATTTTGAAACCAGGGACCTTTCGAAGGCAACTAAAGCAAGACGGATAGAATCTATGTTAGGGTTCGGAGATTCGGGAAAGGCATTTGCAAAAAAGGAATTGTAACTTGAATCATTCTGAATTCGATTTAATAATTCTGTATCGGAAGGTAAAGACATCTCCAACGGGTTGACAAATGGATCAATTGCTTGGTTGTATAGAGTATCTCTCCTTCCATCCCAAAAAATAATAGGTAAAAAGCCAACATTGAGAATGGTTGGTGTATTCCTTTTTCCAATTTGGCCGAATGTTCCTCTTGACGTTGATTGTCGATCCATCCCTGCAGAATTACCATCTAATGGATGACAGGTGTGACAAGATTGGACATGATTAGATGATAATTTGTTATCTCTAAATAGTTTTTTACCTAAAGATATTTTTTCCAGTGTATCGACTTCCGAG
The sequence above is drawn from the Leptospira harrisiae genome and encodes:
- a CDS encoding cytochrome-c peroxidase; protein product: MSSFSYQNQKKPKGFFFRICIFPFLYLTLASCNFKNKDLNQNELLINLSLINIVSNHLSATELQAVVREKIGILPNQIPGSEVDTLEKISLGKKLFRDNKLSSNHVQSCHTCHPLDGNSAGMDRQSTSRGTFGQIGKRNTPTILNVGFLPIIFWDGRRDTLYNQAIDPFVNPLEMSLPSDTELLNRIQNDSSYNSFFANAFPESPNPNIDSIRLALVAFERSLVSKSRFDDFVESNVQALKKDEMDGLKLFLEVGCNNCHTNNLLGGSQFSKLDSKYSYNPNDFGRSEFTGNPADNFFFKVPPLRNVALTPPYFHDGSVSSLKEAVKRMNQYNLNRNINDSEIELIVSFLKSLSDKTKSN